Part of the Colletotrichum destructivum chromosome 12, complete sequence genome, AATGGGATTGGGATATGCTTGCTCACAGGCTGTACGCAGTCCGCGACATTGCTGCTGATGAGGAGATCACAATATCTTATATCAACCCTATACAGACCCTCCAGGCGCGGCAAGAATATGCCAAATCCGTTCTTGGTTTCGTATGCGCTTGTAGCCAATGCAAGGCCCCAAGGAAATTTAACGACTTATCTGACGATCGCATCAACGAGATTTTGTTGTTAGAAGATCATTTAGAAAATCGGGAAATCGCCCCAGCTGAACCAACAGCAATGGCTGAATTGCTAGTAAGTCTATACAAGCAGGAAGGTCTGGACTCCTATATTTGCAAGGCGTATGCAATTGCTGCACGCGAGTGGAATGGTGCAGGATATGAGTACCAAGCACGCTTATGGGCATATCAAAGTTTGAAGGCTGGTCTGATCGCTGGTTACGGAACAGGCATGGAAGAATATGTGAATGACATGGAAGCACTGCTGGATGGGGCTAGAAAGCATTGGTCTTGGAGATACCGCGTACATTCATAGGCAAAGCTGCGAGCTTCACAAGTGTCGTTAAGACCTGTACAACGTGAATCACAAGCAAGTAAGACAGACAAGCGAGTAAGACATGAGACTGCGCCGATTGGATAAATTGCTCTCAATATACACATCAACAGCATTGATCCAATCCAAACTTCTTAGAATCCTTATTATCAGATATCTCTTAAACAAACTTGTACATTTTTGCGTTATGTTCTGGGTTACTACAGACGCTGCACTGTCGCTGACCTGTTTCAGCCCTTGGTTTGCAGCCACTAGTGCGACGTTTTTCCTCCTAAACCTGCGCTGCCACGTCTTTCTGTGACGTAGTATCAGAAACCTAGTAACCTAGGCATAGACACCCTTCTATCCATGCCCCTGCATTCTGACAGGACCCTGTTATATTGTATTGGATCGATATCGATTGTCTAACAAAGCTAATGCAGGTCGTGGCAAGTAATTTCCTCTTGATGACGAATTGGGCAACTAGTCTGACTTTAGGCAGTTGTTGCCAGCCAGGGTTCCTTTACAGTAGATTCCACCATTAGTGAAGATAAAAAGATTAAGGTTTAACCTTCTGTATGACTACGCTTTTAATGTTTCGTGATTAGAATTGGTTGCTAAGGATATACCTGTCATTTGCAACGAGGTTTAAGACGCATGCATGAAATTGTTTTCTGTTTTGTTacacctcctcctccatccgAAATTGATGCTGAAAATACTTGTCTAAGGGCTATTAAGGATGGCTAATAAACGTAGTTCGCACTCTACAGAGATAATCCTTGAGTCTACTTCCTGTCCTATGTAGCATCATTCTGAAACCGACCTACAAGGAATACCCTAACAATACGGGAAGATACCGTACCGCACACGGATGAAATGTGAACCTACATCGAAGAGCTGTTAAACAGCCTATATGCAGCTTACTTCTGCTGTATTGAAAAAcatcttctttttctccccACAGATCTTAGCGCTACCCTTTCTGTCTTCCGCTTGCCTTTGACTTCTTGCTCTATGGCGCCAGGGACTAGATACAAGCTAGTTAACAATGCGGACGAAAACAACCGTAAAACCTCTGTTGCTTTACGCTTGCAAAGCCTTTTTAAAAAAAATGGCGTTTACTTGTCAATGCTTTTATGGCTCGGTCTTTTCCTTATCTTCTCTCTTAACAAACTAGTTACGGACAAGAACGCTACACATTCTGAATTCAAAACTGTCAACTTTACTGAGGTAGACGTATATCAGGATATCTCAAGCGCAGCCGACGCTGCTTGGCTAAACCTGACACCCCCCGGAACAGGTTACTTATGGGAATACGACATAACACGAAGGCGACCCAAGCCTACCGGGATTGCTATGTTCCATCAGCTCCATTGTTTACAAATGATTCGTTTCGAAGTACAGGTATTTATAGCAACCAATTCTCTTCTTACTTCAGGGCGGACCTGCTAATTAGGAAGCAACATAAAGATCTTGTTACATAAACAAACTGAGGTTCACAGAAATGTGCACGACGATATCGAAAGCGCACATTGGCTACATTGTTTTGACTATTTACGACAGGTACGTGTTCTACTTGTCTCCCTTCCCACTGCAACGCCGGAATAGAAACAGTAGTGAGCTGTTCACTTGCAATGACTTTGGAAGTACTGACATGTCTTTCAAGACCTTACTTTGTCACGCTGACTCTGGCCTTGAGGTAAGATTTAATTCTCTAAGGACTGAAACTTCTCGAAGTAAGACCATTATAGGAAACCAAGATGTTTCAAGGCGAGGAATATATTGACGGTATGGTTCCGCATCAGTGCCGGGATCCACAACCGTTATACGAGAAAACCTTGAGGAGTCGCCTTGACTATGGAGTCTCTGAGGCTACAATGTGAATGTCTTAGGGTCTGTAAACGTAGAGGCTGAAAACGGTCTTTAGAGGAGTGAACTTGAATACAAGTTGTTTTATGGAGGATGTTATATAGTGTATTTCGGTCTAAGGTAGTCCACAAGTGAATGGTCCATTTTCATTACCCTTGTGAGGGTCACGGCTATAGAGAGCAGGCTCAAACAATAGATGGATTCTGATGACCCGTAGGGTCAGGTCTAGATACAAGACGTAacgcgaagaagaggaaagagagatCGCGCTATGCGagcggcgcgccgccgcaataAAAAGGGGTCATGGCTTCGCCATGACTCGCGATACCCTTGACACCACCCTGGCACGCGATCCCGTGACAACCCTCGTACAACAACATGGACGAGACGTCAACCACAACGCCTTAAATCAATCTGTTGGTAACTAtaccaggtatccgtatatacggcgaggtgaagcaACGAAGACTCGTTATATTGGTCTACTTATGATATTGCTTAGTGAGTGGAATACAAAGGGAGGTTATTGCCACGGCCGTTAGAGGCCGATATGTAGCCTTCCGGGCACACGAgtcatccggccggcggccggacagctaaTGTTCCGACAGGTTTGGATACGCATTCTTGAACGAGCGATTGCGAAACTGGAGTCTCTCTGCTGGGATAGACGAGTTTTCGGGAAGCATCCAAGACATGAAGCAACCGTTGGTATTCCAACCAGGAGAATCATGGGAGTATGGTGTAAGTCTGACTACCCCTTTCTTCTTGTGACCTACCAGCTTCCTAACCGATGTAGATCGGCATCGACTGGGCCGGCATTGCTCTGGAGCGGGCTTCCAACACGAAGCTCAACGACTATATCCAGGTCAACGTTTGTCAGCCGCTCAACTTGCGTAGCGTCAACATGGTTCCGACCctggagatgaagaagggaTTGGCTTATATGCACTCCAGAGAGCGTGGAGGCAACATCAGCGCTCGGAAAcaccctcttcatcttccgcTGGTTGTTAAGTCGGAATTGGAGAACCACGCTTGCTTTAAAAGTGGTGGCGCTGGAATATTTGCAAACCCTCGAGAATACACCCGTACGTCGTTGTTCAAGCTGACTGGGGTCGGACTACAGCGTTGACCCGTCCGCAGGCATATTAGCGGTCTTTTTGAACGACGGCACCTGTCCGCTCACGAAAGCTCGAATCTTAAAGAAAGAAACGGTTAACGAGATGTTCACGGACCAGATTCCGGATGTTCCTGGCTCTGCCGAGAGCGGTGTTCAAGGCGTCAAAACCAAGTTGGGCAACATGCTTCCTGAGCTCTCTGCAGTTCTCGGTGGCTCGCCCCGAGGATGGGGCTTGACGTTCATGATCTCAGGCGGCAAGACTGGGCGATCGAATGGAACCGCCTGGTGGGTGGGGCTGCCGAGTTTATTCTGGTGGTGTGACAGAGAGAACGGTGTTGCTGGGATGATCTGTTCTCACATTTTGCCGTTTGGCGATCGAGCAGTTGTCGAACTTTGGTTTAAAGTAGAAACCACGGTCTATGGGGGACTTCGTGCTACAGTCGAGGATGGACTTCCGTTGTGAGTCTGGTTCTTGTGTCGGGCGGTGTCGGAGTGTTTGTTGTCTTTGACTGAGCACACTTGTAGCTAAATTGCGGATGATCGATGCTGATGTTGGAGCGTACTCGAGAATGCCATGCACTACGTGAAGCACTGTGGAAACTATTGCGTATCAGGCTTTCGGTTTGTTTAAGCTGTAGGTTATGCTTCGCAAAGCGCGGGGGACGtcggagaacaaggtccACATGGAGCGGACGCAGCGAGGGCCTGTTGTCACGTCGGACAACCAGTTTGTACAACTGTACGCCGCTTAGAGGGCTCAGGTGTGTTGCAGACTGTCAATTTATGAAAGTTGGATTAGGCATATATCGTTACGCTTATGGCGGTGGTAAAAGGGATTTCTGAACCACGATACATGACAGACTGTTTCCTTTACATCTCACGTCTACCGTAGGCAATCCCAAAATGACTTTAAGGCCAGCCCGTACGTTTCCACTGGCTCTACTCCCCAATCTGCGGCTATCCAACAGGGAGAGGCCGGGGATGAACTGTCTCCGGCGCGATGTCTTCTATGGAGGCTGATCTTGCATTCGGACCAAGCCTGGCGGCACTGTTGGTTTGCCCTGGCGTTGTCCCCTCGTTGACGCAGCATTACGGCTCCCGCCCGTCTCCCAGTACATGGGCTTTCACCTAAACAGATGCTAGGTGAGTGGATAAACGCACAACAAGGGTGGCGTAAGTCACACGCTGAGGTGTGTGGAGAGAAATCTGACCCCTGCAAGTGCGTACCACCTCGACAGTCTTTCATGGACCTGGACTGGCCATGTTGAAGAACCCATCGATCTATCAGTGGGTACGAGAGCTGCAAGTGGCGACCTGCACTCAGACCACCGTAGAGTCGGCGGTTGGCTGAGGTGCTTTCCCTACTCCCTACAGTGCTGAAACAGGCTGACAGCAATACTAAATGTGCCAATtttggaggcggcgacgctTGTGTGTCTTTGGCAATTTATCGAGTGCTACGGTTAACGAATGTCGTCATGTAGCTCGTCAGCATGAGGGTCCAAAAACATCTAAGGCTGGAAGTCCCCGAGGGAAAACAGCGGAAACCGGCTTAGCTCTCGGTCGTAgtaccacacacacacacacacaatttATTACGCCCGGCGGCAAAGCCGAGAGGGCACCTAAGCTGATTACATGTACCTTGCTGAGCTTGTGTCCTTGTCTCCTTGAAGCCCATAAGTGATGTCTCCATTTCCTGCTTGCACCTCCATATCTGCCGTCTCGCTTCGGATTCCCGTGGTTTAGATGTATTATTAGCATGCCACCTTGAAGCCTATTCTCCAAGTGTTCAGCGTCCTATCTACGGCGGCTGAAGCGGTGCCTGCTGTCTGTGGCACGGGTTGTTATGTAGTTAGGTTTATGTCGAGTTTGATGTGTTAGGGGGTTGATCTCTATTTCCGCCTCCCATCACCTTGCGTCTAGCCGACCTGTTGCCAGCGCAAATCGAATCGTCGCTCGGACCGCTTGCATGTTTGGCGTCCatttgtcgtcgtccgatGGACCCTTGCCTCCTAGGTAGAAGGATATGTTGCTTCTCTGTGTTTCTGTGCATTCGAGCATTTCTCTGCGGTGTGTCGTCCATTTGGTGCATCGGAAGAGAAAATGCTCAACCGTTTCAGCTGCCTGTCCGCATCCACAGATGTGCGAAGACGCTGCGTCGATCCGATGAAGATAATAATTCAGTCTCGCCATTCCGGTTCTGAGTTGTGCAAGCGTGGTCGCTTCTTTCCAAGTAAGCTTGTCGTAAAGTTGGCGGGTATGCTTCCCTGGCAGCGCTTTGTCGACTCGTTTGGAGAATCGTCCGATCTTTTCCGGCAGCACTCTTTCTGGTGAGCACTTTGATCGTGCTACGTTGAGCGTCGTTGACTTCGCCGCTGGGAAACGTGCCTGCGGAGTGGCTCCCTCTTTGGTCGCTTCGCGCGCTAGTGTCTTTGCCTGCTTAAGCAGTTCGTCTTCCTCACTAGCGGCCTTCCACTGTACTGTGATGGCGTTGTCGTCCTTTCGAAGCTCTTCCACAGAATCGTAGATGCACCGTATAAACTCCTGCCCGGACTGTTGGTGCGGTCGTTTCAGCGTAAGCGCCGCCGCTTTGTTACTTGTCGTCACCGTGATCCTCTCGCTCGTGAGGCCTGACAGTGACCTCCGCAGCGCGTATGCCATGGCTGCCAGCTGTCCACTGTAGGGATTCTGTTCTGACCTCGGGCCTAACGTGAAGGAGAAAGGCTCAAGTTCGGGGCCGTCTCGCCGCTCCGACCCTTTCTGAACGACACCGCCAACACCTACTACTCCGTTTCTTGCTGAACTGCTGACCGCGACACGGACCGTGCTAGTCGTATCGGACTCTCTTGTCTCCTCCTCACCGATTTCAACCTTGAGTCTCTCTTCCCATGGCAACAACGTAAGCGGGTTGATGGTCTCGATATTTTCCATCGGCACGTCCTTCAAAGCCTCCGCCACCTGGAAGAGAGGCGAGCGGTAGGAGTTCCGGAATTTTCGCATTTTGGATGTCACCCTGCGGAGCGGATTCGTCTCTGGTAGTGTGTGGATATCCGCCCACATCTTGACTGCCTTCCTCCAGAAGCGCTCTTTCGCGGTGAGTATGTGAGCCTCCGCTTCTGCCACGCTTGTCGCGACCGTGAGAAACGTGCCGACTATCGCCTTTGCCGATACTCTCTGTACTCTGTTGATGGGCCCTATGAGCTTGTCCTTGTACGCGTGCATCCATACGTTAGAGGCGTAGtccaccgccggcgccaccgtcgcTGTGAATAGCTgtcgcgccgtcgctggTGACAGGCCCCTCAGTCGCTGTAGCTCGAGTGCGGCTTTCAGTCCTTTGGACGACGCTTTCGCAATGTGCTCTTTGTACTTGAGGCCAGCGTCCATGATGACGCCGAGAACCTTTGCGTGCTCCTTAGGATGGACGGCCTGTCCTCTGACCGTGAACGGTTCCGGGTCAGACTTGTAGTCTTTGCGGGTAAAatggatgatggccgtcttgtccgCCTCGAACGTCGCTCcgctccttctctcccaGTTGAGCGCATCGCTGATGATGGCTTCGATGCCCGCGCGGTTGTCCCGAGCTGTCCGTCCGGTCACCCATGCCGTAAAGTCGTCGACAAACGCCATCGCTCCTCCGTTGCTGTCGATGCGTCGTTGCACTAGGTCtgcgttgaagaagaggaacagAATTGGGGACAGCGGCGATCCCTGAGGCAGGCCTGCCTGGGGTAGGTTTCGCCTCTCCGACGATTGTCCGTTGACTTGGATCGTTGCCGTTCGGTCGGAGCAGAAGGCCGATACCCACCGGAGCAGTTCCTCGGGAATCCCTCGCGCCCTCATCCTCTGGATCAGCCTTTCCTTGCAGACGCCATTGTACGCTCCTTTCACGTCGAAGCTGACCAGACTGAGcacgcgccggcctcgccatgCCGTGTATACCTGCTCTTGAAGAAGCAGGAGTGCTTGCTCGGCTGACCGTTGCTTCCGCGCTCCGAAGTGATTGGTCGGTAGGAGACCGTGGCTCTCGACCGCATGCGATATCCTctccgccatcaccgactccaGCACCTTTCCCAGTGTAGCTAACAGCGAGATCGGTCTCCATGCTTTTGCCAGCGTGTAGTTGTCTTTGCCCGGTTTCTTGAGCGGTATGATCTTTGCATGTCTCCACTGGTGGGGCAATGTTCCTTCTTCCAACGATGCCCGAAAGATCGACAAGACCCAGTCCCGCACCACCGGCCAGATCTGCTTCCAGACCACCGCCGGgagcccgtcttctccgggtGCCTTCCACGGCTTTGTCGCAAACAGCTGGCGGGGTCCACCACAATCTCCGCCTCAATTGGTTCCGCCATGACGGGAGGGTAAGACACCTCCACTCACACCACCAACTTCTCAAAACAATAAACCAACGACAAAAAAAGTAAAAGACGGACAGCAGAATCCGAAATCGGTTTTTCTCTCCTGCGTCACATACATCTTTCCTCTCGTAGTACCATTTCTGGACAATTTTGGTTATTGCCAGTGGGGCCGGGATGTTGAAAGTATCAACGGGCGCTTGTATCCACATCGGAGCCTGTTGTGGCTCTGCGGGCCAACAAAAGACACCGGATGGCAGTTTCGGCTGGCGCTTCCCTGGGGCGCCGATACGTTAGTGTGGGTATGGATAACAAACGGACTCTAGACTTATTCCGCAGTCTGTCGTCGGCTTTTAGAGCCAGTTTTGGCGTCTGCCCTTCGCCCGGCAAAGCAAAGCAGAAAAACGATCTTCAGTACAGCACGACAGAGTATCGAGCATGAGATCCTTCGAAGATCTCCGAGCCGTACTCACGTTCACCGTCTTGTGGCGTCAGTAATCTCTATGTAGCTTCAAAGCCGTTTCAGACTCTGCGCGCCATCGCAAAGTGTGCCACATAGAACAACGGAAGCCCGAGATGGCTCTCACCTCGTTTCTGGCCATCCTTGCACTATCAAGTTCACCTCTACAACCAGGCTTGTTCACAGCCAAAATTGGCGCTTGACGGGTGACGTTGGCTTCATGGGCCGCACGTTCGTGAAAATCAACATCCCTGGCGTCTCCGGAACCCCAGCGTCCGATATGAGTTCGTCAGAGCTTccgcaacagcagcagtcgTCAGTTTCAAGGTATCCCGGTCCGTTCCAGATTTCTTTGCGTTGACCAAAGAGAGGTCCGGACCTGGAGATTCTCTTAAAGAGGCTGTTGACGGCATCACTCAATATTATTTGCGGATGAATTTACTTGTCTCTGTGAGTGGGCCATCTGGCTCCAAAGATGCCAAAAAGCCTTTTGAGATTTACCCTTCATCTTACTTTTCAGCCTGGAGCTTTTTTGACTCCTTAGCTCAGCATCATGACGTGATGCGGAGCCATTAATGGATGTTCTCAACGTGTTCTGGCTGTAGCCTTGCTAAATGGTAATAGCACTTGTGTCATCAATTACCGGCCGATCAATCAACCTACAGAAGCTAGAATTTTCTGTTTGTTCAGTTTCTTAAATTGGACACCTTGTCAAAGAGCCACTTTTGGCTTTCATGATGGGTGTTGTTCTGCTGTTGGCTATGTTCCAAATACACAACCATTGGGAGAACTCGAAATCTTCGGAAACCGAAGAGATGTCGACCTCAAATGCGCTGTGCAAGTTGATCGTCGAATTTCCGGTCTTGATCTTCCAGTTGCCTCGACATGATTTTCATCCTGCTCCTGCTGACAGTCAACCGAAGTAAGTATCTCAAGCCTTTCGCAGCTTTACATCGAGAAAGCAACACAGATAATCAGACTAGCTTATCAAATCTAGCATTTGTATTCTATTCTCCCCTACTCCAACAAATCTGTTTATGGAAGGGTGATAATAAGAACAGGTGAAAGCCAATTTTGCGCCAGCAATTAGCAACAAAAACGACTATTAACCCACAAATGACACTGCCTCAGCGTTTTGGAGCTTATGGGGGGCAATATGTACCAGAGAGCTTTATAGCGTTCTTGTCAGCACTTGAAACCGCCTTCATCCGAGAAGCCAACGATCAGAGCTTTTGGGACGAGTACCGAAACCATTACGACTACATTGGACGGCCAGGTCGTCTCCATTTGGCCGAGCGGTTGACGGCGTATGCCGGCGGCGCAAACATCTGGTTTGCTCGAGAGGACCTTAATCACACTGGATCTCACAAAATCATCAACGCCTTAGGCCAAATTCTCTTGGCTAGGCGGATGGGAAAACAGAGAATTGTCACAGAGACGGGATCGGGTCAACATGGGGTTGCTACAGCTTCTTTGTATGCGAAGTTTGGCCTAGAATGCGTGGTCTATGTTGGATCGGTGGGAGATTGTAAACACTACTTGACTTGGTTTTATATTAATTGATACATTTGATACATGAAGAAAGACAAATCACCGCAACCGACGAATGTGTGGAAAATGAGAATGCTAGGTGCTAAGATTATCACAGTCAAGACAGGAAGCCAGACACTGCGGGACGCGATGAACGAGGCGTTGTGTGCTTGTGCTGCGGATGACGGCAAATCGTTTTATCTGGCCGGCACACCGATAGGACCTCATCCAATTCCTTTTGTTGTGCGAACCTTCCAGTCAGTCATTGGGGTGGAAACAAAATTGCACGCCCTGAAGAAGATAGGGCAGCTTCCAGATGCGGTTGTCGCGTGCGTTGGCACTGGGGCAATTGCGGTTGGGCTGTTCTCTCAGTTTCTGGATAATACCACAGTCAAGCTAGTGGGTATTGAGGcgggtggtgatggcgtACATACCTTTTCACATAGTGCTGCTTTATCATCAGGAAGCAGGGGTGTCTTCCAGGGTACCATGACGTATGTGTTGCAAGATGACCACGGTCAGATCAGACACAGCCATTCTATTGCTGCCGGTCTGGATCACCCTGCCGTCGGGCCTGAACTGAGTTCTTGGAAGGATTCCGGGCGCGTTGACTTCGTTACAGCAACGGATGAAGAAGCATTGAATGCTTTCCGGTTAACAGCTCAACTCGAGGGGATCATCCCCGCATTGGAGGCCGCCCACGCCATTCATGGTGCCGTGGAACTGGCCAGGTCGATGTTACGCAGTGACAACATATTTGTTTGCGTCAGTGGAAGTGGCGAAAAGGACACTCATACAGTTGGCGGTTTAACTGTCTAGGATGGAGCTACGAGGTGCATTTGGTGACCGCAGTCAAGTGTTTCTTCAATCAATCAAATGTAATGGTTACTTACATTTAATGCCGGACCATCTCGCTCACTCTAGCAAAGTAGGTGCATATCAGACGGAATCCAAGTTGTGAAAAAGTGCGTTCCACTACGTCTGGCGTCATCGTCAGGCGTGCACGGGCCAAAAGACCCCCCCATGTTGGGTCTTGTAGCCCGTGCATGCGAAACCTAACGTTAGAACCGTTGCGGTTCAGCGGAAGGTTGCCTCCAGTGAGCACACTGGATGCTGCTTGAAAAAGCAGTAGGACGATGTGGCAGACCTTCTCGTGGTGTCCGGTGTCAGTAGgagtggtgggtgtggcGCGGTGCGTCGCGCGCGGTCGAGAACCGCGGCTGGACGGTGCTGTGAAAAGTTTTCATCGGCACTCTCGAGCCTACAAACGGACTACGCGATCAACGACAACCGCACCACCCACGCCATTTCCGAAGCCAACAAGCTACATGGGGGATACTGGCGTAAGAAAACCATCCGATTCTTCATTGACTGACGTCAATGAAGAGACAGGACACCCTCCGGCCCATCCGGCTCTGGGCTCGGGAGGCGGACGGGTCGAGCATCTGAAGCATCGGCGCGTCTCCCGGCGAGGGCTTGGGACAAGCCTACGTGCTCTGGTCGAGCGTAATGGAGGTTGTTAAGACCGACGGGTTGACATGGTGTCAGCAGACTTGTTAAGCTTCGAGCACAGGAAAAGCGGCCGGACCGATCCCGAGGACACAGCGCACCGCGATCGAACATCATACGGCAGACATGGGTTGGGTTAGTGGACAGAGTGCGAGTAGCCGTGCCGGCGTGGCGGTTACTCTGCGCCTCTGATCTGCAAGACATGGTCGGCTGCGAGTCGGAGACGAGTCGCGGTAACGGGAAGCTGGACCTTGGGTTGCACCCGGGGTTTCCGGTGGGCCGTAGCACCGTGGTCGTGACCAGAAGGCAGCGGGGGAGCTACGTTCCCAGCTCGTACCTGGGCCGTCGTGAGGAGGGAAAGGACTGGTATGTCGGACACGTTCCCAGCTCGTACCTGGGCCGCCCTTGGGCGTGGTATCGCCGGTGTGTCCGGTGTACCGAGATGCCACGTCCCTCCGATACGACGTGGTATCGCCGGCGTAGTAGCCCCTGCACTTGAGACCTGCGGAGACGACACGGTGGCTcgagaggacggaggcgcATGTCGGTCGGCTCAGAGACGGGATTGCCGTTGCGGCCGGCTTAAGGTGCAAACTCGGATGACGCGACCGTATGGCCCGTACCGGATACGGggcggcaccgtctcggCTTTGCCTGGGGACGAGACACTCCTGTGGGAAGGTCTCCAAACGGAGCAAAAGGCTAACGGGGTCGTTAAGGCGTagccacggccggccgagtggcTTCCCGGAAGGAGTGGGTTGTTCGGGGCCGTCATCAGGCCGTCGCTGAACGCTAGTCTGGTGGGAAAGCTGGCGACCGTCGCGGCAACACTGGGCGACCGGGAGAAACAGAACCTGTTCACAGCTGAGCTCGCTGCCATCCACAGAGCTCTGGAGGCTCTCCCAGAGAGTCTAAAATACGGCAACATCGCGATACTGAGCAGGAACAAAGCAGCCGTACTAGCAGCCAGCAAGCCCCGCCAGCAGTCGGGACAAGCAGACATACAACGCATCTACGAGAAAGCCAGCAAGCTCAGGAAGGCAGGCAACACCGTCTCGATCGGATGGATCACGCCCGATGCAGATCCAGAACTGATCCAAGCGGCCAAGAGGGCCGCGCAGAGAAGCGCGAACCCGAGCTCGCCACCGATAAAACGTCCGTACCGagcagcatcaacaacacTCGCCATAGCAGTGAGAAACCAAAGGCACACCTGGACAATCCCAGCAGGAGTCGGAAAGTACAGCAAGAGAATCGACGCAGCACTGCCAGGCAAACACACACGAGAACTGTACGACCCGCTGACGGCAGCACAGGCGAAGGTGCTGGCCCAGTTGAGAACAGGGATGACGCGGCTGAACGGGTACCTACACAAGATCAAAGCAGTGCCATCAGGAATATGCCCTTGCGGGCAAGCAGAGGAGACAGTGGGGCACTTCCTGTTCCGGTGCACAAGATGGGACCAACAGCGAAGGGAAATGCAAAAGAAGACAGGACAACGGACAGAAACCCTTCCCTTCCATCTCGGAGGAAAGTCACGTACAGACGCAAATGAATGGGAACCTTGCATGGAAGCAGTGCAGGCGACGATCCAATACGCACTGGCAACAAGACGGCTTGACGAAAGGGCCTAGGCCACCATCGACAACCCTATACCACATACTAACCATCCAACTCGTGCCCGACAGCAGGTTCGCGCCAGCGGCTGAAGATAGGAAGCTGGGCACCTGGAGAAAACACCTTCACGGACGACTTGCTACTAACCCCACGAGATCACAGCATAAGAACAAAGACCAGAGTGAGGT contains:
- a CDS encoding Putative mycotoxin biosynthesis protein UstYa, with amino-acid sequence MAPGTRYKLVNNADENNRKTSVALRLQSLFKKNGVYLSMLLWLGLFLIFSLNKLVTDKNATHSEFKTVNFTEVDVYQDISSAADAAWLNLTPPGTGYLWEYDITRRRPKPTGIAMFHQLHCLQMIRFEVQILLHKQTEVHRNVHDDIESAHWLHCFDYLRQTLLCHADSGLEETKMFQGEEYIDGMVPHQCRDPQPLYEKTLRSRLDYGVSEATM
- a CDS encoding Putative beta-lactamase/transpeptidase → MKQPLVFQPGESWEYGIGIDWAGIALERASNTKLNDYIQVNVCQPLNLRSVNMVPTLEMKKGLAYMHSRERGGNISARKHPLHLPLVVKSELENHACFKSGGAGIFANPREYTRILAVFLNDGTCPLTKARILKKETVNEMFTDQIPDVPGSAESGVQGVKTKLGNMLPELSAVLGGSPRGWGLTFMISGGKTGRSNGTAWWVGLPSLFWWCDRENGVAGMICSHILPFGDRAVVELWFKVETTVYGGLRATVEDGLPL
- a CDS encoding Putative tryptophan synthase beta chain-like, PALP domain, tryptophan synthase beta chain/beta chain, producing the protein MTLPQRFGAYGGQYVPESFIAFLSALETAFIREANDQSFWDEYRNHYDYIGRPGRLHLAERLTAYAGGANIWFAREDLNHTGSHKIINALGQILLARRMGKQRIVTETGSGQHGVATASLYAKFGLECVVYVGSVGDYKSPQPTNVWKMRMLGAKIITVKTGSQTLRDAMNEALCACAADDGKSFYLAGTPIGPHPIPFVVRTFQSVIGVETKLHALKKIGQLPDAVVACVGTGAIAVGLFSQFLDNTTVKLVGIEAGGDGVHTFSHSAALSSGSRGVFQGTMTYVLQDDHGQIRHSHSIAAGLDHPAVGPELSSWKDSGRVDFVTATDEEALNAFRLTAQLEGIIPALEAAHAIHGAVELARSMLRSDNIFVCVSGSGEKDTHTVGGLTV